A section of the Acidobacteriota bacterium genome encodes:
- a CDS encoding TonB-dependent receptor, translating into YKPQFYTTLSYFQDGWKGSHDFKMGYDWKRDRRSLFRDQPFDIFYRDTNGVTAQVDLYNTPVTGINDVVYNAAYINDTWKLNDRLTLNLGVRFEAYTDGWQDQEFTPNGIPALAGFTDQRYLDFIAPRTVEARTVASTKTFVPRLGLAYNLTGDNRTVLKVFAGQSRWNSADTLADLENPVGRAQLRYAFLPCTATRTTQCDLNGNRLVDSPAELGAFNSTQGGGGFVRIDRDIERPTSNEVSVNLEREISNSFSGRASYVYKNMRNVWGEIDAIRTPAYTIPYTLVDPGPDNNLATTADNQTFQTFDRPATIGTDRLYTNSDFRDADFQTVELGVNRRFSGKWMMLSSVGYTWSTMLHDTTGYGRLTSAAAYRPARRLFGDENGMETSTTWNYKVIGRYTMPWDIGFSGSWKVQSGQQYGRTISVAFPGDSTQTVRVEPIDAHRYPTVAIMDVRADKSFSMGRAGKMTFQFDVFNLTNSGVPTDLRLTSVNFNEVLTILSPRVMRVGFRYDF; encoded by the coding sequence TACAAGCCCCAGTTCTACACCACGCTGTCGTACTTCCAGGACGGCTGGAAGGGCAGCCACGACTTCAAGATGGGCTACGACTGGAAGCGCGATCGCCGCAGCCTCTTCCGCGACCAGCCGTTCGACATCTTCTACCGCGACACCAACGGCGTGACGGCGCAGGTGGACCTGTACAACACACCGGTCACGGGCATCAACGACGTCGTTTACAACGCGGCGTATATCAACGACACGTGGAAGCTGAACGACCGCCTGACGTTGAACCTCGGCGTGCGCTTCGAGGCCTATACCGACGGCTGGCAGGATCAGGAATTCACGCCGAACGGTATCCCGGCACTGGCGGGCTTCACCGACCAGCGCTACCTCGACTTCATCGCACCGCGCACCGTCGAGGCCCGCACGGTGGCCAGCACGAAGACATTCGTTCCGCGCCTTGGACTCGCCTACAACCTGACCGGCGATAACCGCACGGTGCTAAAGGTGTTCGCGGGCCAGTCGCGCTGGAACTCGGCCGATACGCTGGCCGACCTGGAGAACCCGGTGGGTCGCGCGCAGCTGCGCTACGCCTTCCTGCCCTGCACGGCCACCCGCACGACGCAGTGCGACTTGAACGGCAACCGCCTGGTGGACAGCCCGGCCGAACTGGGTGCGTTCAACTCGACCCAGGGCGGCGGCGGCTTCGTGCGGATCGACCGCGACATCGAGCGGCCGACCAGCAACGAAGTGTCGGTCAATCTGGAGCGCGAAATCAGCAACTCGTTCTCGGGTCGCGCCTCGTATGTCTACAAGAACATGCGTAATGTGTGGGGCGAGATCGATGCGATCCGTACGCCGGCCTACACGATCCCTTACACACTGGTCGATCCGGGTCCGGATAACAACCTGGCCACCACGGCCGACAACCAGACGTTCCAGACGTTCGACCGTCCGGCAACGATTGGTACGGACCGTCTTTACACGAACAGCGACTTCCGCGATGCCGACTTCCAGACGGTCGAACTCGGCGTCAACCGCCGCTTCTCGGGCAAGTGGATGATGCTGTCGTCGGTCGGCTACACCTGGTCGACAATGCTGCACGACACCACCGGCTACGGCCGCCTCACCAGCGCGGCCGCCTACCGGCCGGCGCGCCGGTTGTTTGGCGACGAGAACGGCATGGAAACATCGACGACCTGGAACTACAAGGTCATCGGCCGCTACACCATGCCCTGGGACATTGGCTTCTCCGGATCGTGGAAGGTCCAGAGCGGCCAGCAGTACGGCCGCACGATCAGCGTGGCGTTCCCCGGTGACAGCACGCAGACCGTGCGCGTCGAGCCAATCGATGCGCACCGCTACCCCACCGTCGCGATCATGGATGTGCGCGCCGACAAGTCGTTCAGCATGGGACGCGCCGGCAAGATGACGTTCCAGTTCGACGTCTTCAACCTGACCAACTCAGGCGTACCCACCGACTTGCGCTTGACCTCGGTCAACTTCAACGAAGTGCTCACGATCCTCAGCCCACGCGTCATGCGCGTCGGCTTCCGCTACGACTTCTAA